In the genome of Populus trichocarpa isolate Nisqually-1 chromosome 6, P.trichocarpa_v4.1, whole genome shotgun sequence, one region contains:
- the LOC7487336 gene encoding uncharacterized protein At5g01610 yields MDAVLNKVGSYWLGQKASKEFNSVGDDINSLSTSIEGGTKWLVNKLKGKMQKPLPDLLKEYDLPIGIFPRDATNYEFNEETRKLTVFIPSICEVGYKDSSVVRFLTTVTGYLEKGKIADIEGMKTKVMIWVKVTCIASTGSKLNFTAGMKKTRDRGAYEVLRDGVGIDKF; encoded by the exons ATGGATGCGGTATTGAACAAGGTTGGCTCTTATTGGCTCGGTCAGAAAGCTAGCAAGGAGTTCAATTCTGTAGGCGACGACATCAAC TCATTGTCAACGAGCATTGAAGGTGGAACCAAATGGTTGGTAAACAAACTCAAAG GAAAAATGCAAAAGCCGTTACCAGATTTGCTTAAGGAGTATGACTTGCCAATAGGAATCTTCCCTCGTGATGCCACCAACTATGAGTTCAATGAAGAGACGAGAAAGCTTACTGTCTTTATTCCCTCAATCTGTGAAGTCGGCTACAAGGACTCATCTGTTGTGCGCTTTTTGACCACCGTAACTGGGTATTTGGAGAAAGGAAAAATAGCTGATATAGAGGGGATGAAGACTAAAGTGATGATTTGGGTTAAAGTGACCTGTATTGCATCTACTGGATCAAAGCTCAACTTCACAGCTGGGATGAAGAAAACCAGAGATAGAGGGGCTTATGAGGTTCTTCGAGATGGAGTGGGCATAGATAAGTTCTGA
- the LOC7468070 gene encoding ferritin, chloroplastic: MAATFLSPVPAFSLAAKQGDTARVLITSPTSDGHGISCSSVSAFPSASRKKRNTSLVVSATGETLTGVVFQPFEEVKKEVFVVPNSPQVSFARQYFVDECEAAINEQINVEYTASYVYHAMFAYFDRDNIALKGLAKFFKESSEEEREHAEKLMEYQNIRGGKVVLHSILTSPSEFEHVEKGDALYAMELALSLEKLTNEKLLSLHKVADENNDPQMADFVESEFLTEQVESIKKIAEYVAQLRMVGKGHGVWHFDQMLLN, encoded by the exons ATGGCAGCAACGTTTTTGAGCCCTGTTCCAGCCTTTTCTCTTGCAGCAAAGCAAGGGGATACTGCTCGTGTCCTAATCACTAGTCCTACAAGTGATGGGCATGGCATTTCTTGTTCTTCTGTTTCAGCCTTTCCTTCGgcttcaagaaagaaaagaaacaccaGTCTTGTAGTTTCTGCCACTGGAGAAACTCTTACTGGTGTTGTTTTCCAGCCATTTGAAGAGGTGAAGAAGGAGGTCTTTGTTGTACCTAATTCTCCTCAAGTTTCTTTTGCTCGTCAGTACTTTGTGGATGAGTGTGAAGCTGCCATTAATGAGCAGATCAA TGTGGAGTACACAGCTTCCTATGTATACCATGCCATGTTTGCCTATTTTGACAGGGATAACATTGCTCTCAAAGGCCTAGCCAA ATTCTTCAAGGAGTCaagtgaagaagaaagagaacatGCTGAAAAGCTCATGGAATATCAG AATATACGAGGAGGGAAAGTAGTACTTCACTCTATACTGACATCCCCTTCTGAATTTGAGCATGTTGAGAAAGGAGATGCATTATATG CAATGGAATTAGCATTGTCTTTGGAGAAGTTGACAAATGAGAAACTGCTGAGCTTGCACAAG GTGGCAGACGAGAACAATGATCCACAAATGGCAGATTTCGTCGAGAGCGAATTTTTAACCGAACAG gTTGAATCCATTAAGAAGATAGCTGAATATGTCGCTCAACTGCGGATGGTTGGGAAAGGCCATG GAGTATGGCACTTTGATCAGATGCTCCTCAATTAG
- the LOC7487337 gene encoding abscisic acid receptor PYL4, with product MPANPPKSSLLIHRINNTTITNTTLNTTNTTTSTSCQKRWSPLTCATIPVPETVSRYHAHAVGPNQCCSAVVQQIAAPVSTVWSVVRHFDNPQAYKHFVKSCHVILGDGDVGTLREVHVISGLPAAKSTERLEILDHERHVISFSVVGGDHRLANYRSVTTLHASPTGNGTVVVESYVVDIPPGNTKEDTCVFVDTIVRCNLQSLAQIAENKNRRNNKSSS from the coding sequence atGCCTGCTAATCCTCCAAAATCATCTCTTTTAATCCATAGAATCAACAACACCACCATAACTAACACAACCCTAAACACCACGAATACAACCACCTCAACTTCATGCCAAAAACGGTGGTCCCCTCTAACATGCGCCACCATCCCAGTTCCAGAAACCGTTTCACGCTATCACGCCCACGCTGTAGGCCCCAACCAGTGCTGCTCTGCCGTGGTACAACAAATCGCTGCCCCGGTCTCCACTGTATGGTCTGTCGTTCGCCACTTCGACAACCCACAAGCTTATAAACATTTCGTCAAGAGCTGCCACGTCATCCTCGGAGACGGTGACGTGGGTACTCTCCGTGAGGTCCACGTCATCTCCGGTCTCCCAGCTGCTAAGAGCACCGAACGCCTCGAGATCCTTGACCATGAACGACATGTCATTAGCTTTAGTGTTGTGGGTGGGGACCATAGACTTGCGAACTACAGGTCGGTTACAACTCTCCATGCGTCACCCACAGGTAACGGCACCGTCGTCGTGGAGTCTTACGTGGTAGATATTCCGCCGGGAAATACTAAAGAGGACACGTGTGTGTTTGTAGATACCATAGTTCGGTGCAACCTCCAGTCACTGGCACAGATCGCGGAGAACAAGAATAGACGCAATAATAAATCATCATCGTGA